A section of the Magnetococcus sp. PR-3 genome encodes:
- a CDS encoding N-acetylmuramoyl-L-alanine amidase yields the protein MLRTPEVSGGAPGSFLVLTGYYNLRQREGTWFSTFFRDLIAMVTDDNMDLLDLHQRLNGLSDVNRRQLLQLLAVTSGGLMLPGLAEASLRPNRIKDIRVWTAPDHSRVVFDLERPVKHTLFRLKNPDRVVLDIDNATLSHSTHNLRIKDPVVRAFRMGIPRPNTTRAVFELNEEVRPRSFLLKATKKRGPRLVIDLYRKGELERQAKLERRNDPFRNRTVDRDEMVVVIDPGHGGEDPGAVGRTGVKEKDVVLTVAKKLANMVNATPGYRAHLTRKGDYYVSLKKRVGIARQHDPDLFMSLHADSFRVASARGTSVYCLSEKGKPTPDRAIKDLVERENNTDLVGGVNLGKVVDPEVAGILMDLSQRDSLNRSLVLGRNLLDSLDTMPKVKLHYKNVKQAGFAVLKAPDIPSVLVELAFLSNPHEERLLKKENYQATLAKGLFRGVERFARASRVVT from the coding sequence ATGCTGCGCACGCCTGAGGTTTCAGGGGGTGCGCCTGGTTCCTTTTTAGTGCTAACGGGCTACTATAACCTGCGACAGCGCGAAGGAACATGGTTCTCAACCTTTTTTCGAGACCTGATTGCCATGGTTACGGATGACAATATGGATCTTTTAGATCTTCATCAACGGCTCAATGGTTTGTCAGACGTTAATCGTCGACAGTTGTTGCAGCTATTGGCTGTTACCTCTGGTGGTTTAATGCTGCCTGGGCTAGCTGAAGCTTCTTTGCGTCCTAATCGTATCAAAGATATTCGTGTTTGGACTGCGCCTGATCACTCCCGAGTGGTGTTTGATTTGGAGCGGCCCGTTAAGCATACGTTGTTTCGCCTTAAAAATCCGGATCGTGTGGTGTTGGATATTGACAACGCTACGCTTTCTCACAGTACGCATAATTTACGGATTAAAGATCCGGTGGTTCGTGCGTTCCGTATGGGTATTCCTCGTCCGAATACAACGCGGGCAGTGTTTGAATTGAATGAAGAGGTTCGCCCGCGCTCTTTCTTGCTAAAAGCGACCAAGAAACGTGGTCCGCGTTTGGTGATTGACCTGTACCGTAAAGGGGAACTTGAGCGTCAAGCTAAACTTGAGCGCCGTAATGACCCATTCCGTAACCGTACGGTTGATCGGGATGAGATGGTTGTGGTTATCGACCCTGGGCATGGAGGGGAAGATCCTGGTGCTGTGGGTCGAACAGGGGTTAAAGAGAAAGACGTGGTTCTGACGGTTGCCAAAAAACTGGCGAATATGGTCAACGCCACCCCTGGATATCGTGCACATTTAACGCGTAAAGGGGATTATTATGTTTCCCTGAAAAAACGCGTGGGTATTGCGCGTCAACATGATCCTGATCTGTTTATGAGTCTGCATGCCGACTCTTTCCGCGTTGCTTCTGCGCGTGGCACCTCCGTGTATTGCCTCTCTGAAAAAGGGAAACCGACACCAGATCGTGCAATCAAAGATTTGGTGGAACGAGAGAATAATACCGATTTGGTGGGTGGTGTGAATCTGGGTAAAGTGGTGGACCCTGAGGTTGCAGGTATTCTCATGGACCTCTCTCAGCGCGATTCACTCAACCGTTCTTTGGTGCTTGGCCGTAACTTGTTGGATTCCCTAGATACGATGCCAAAAGTCAAGCTGCACTATAAGAATGTAAAGCAAGCGGGCTTCGCGGTACTTAAAGCGCCGGATATTCCATCGGT
- the ubiG gene encoding bifunctional 2-polyprenyl-6-hydroxyphenol methylase/3-demethylubiquinol 3-O-methyltransferase UbiG: MSTDVDLEEIAKFESMAHEWWDPTGKFRTLHEINPARVAYIKETLTGQKEGDLHGTRLLDIGCGGGILSESLSDGGAEVTGIDRSDKIIGIATAHQAESGSTATYRVQSAADLGRAEPESYDVVLAMEVLEHVPDITAFIGDCATLLKPGGTLFFATLNRTPKSWLFAIVGAEYVLRWLPRGTHQFEKFIKPSELRTALQSNGLDMQTVRGLSYNPINSQWRITNDTQVNYLGHAIKPLK; the protein is encoded by the coding sequence ATGAGCACGGATGTGGATCTGGAAGAGATCGCAAAATTTGAAAGTATGGCGCATGAGTGGTGGGACCCTACAGGGAAGTTCCGTACTCTGCATGAGATTAACCCCGCCAGGGTCGCTTATATAAAAGAGACATTGACCGGTCAAAAAGAGGGGGACCTACATGGTACCCGCTTGCTGGATATCGGGTGTGGTGGCGGTATTTTGTCAGAGTCACTCTCTGATGGTGGCGCAGAGGTTACCGGAATAGATCGTTCAGATAAGATTATTGGGATTGCCACAGCTCACCAAGCAGAGAGCGGCTCTACTGCCACTTACCGGGTACAATCGGCTGCCGATCTTGGTAGGGCTGAACCTGAAAGCTATGATGTTGTACTCGCCATGGAGGTACTGGAACATGTACCTGACATTACCGCGTTTATCGGTGACTGTGCAACGTTACTCAAACCTGGCGGCACCCTCTTTTTTGCAACCTTAAACAGAACCCCAAAATCGTGGCTGTTTGCCATTGTTGGGGCCGAATATGTGCTGCGCTGGTTACCCCGTGGCACCCACCAGTTCGAAAAATTTATTAAACCTTCTGAACTACGCACCGCACTGCAAAGCAATGGGCTGGATATGCAGACCGTGCGCGGACTCTCATACAACCCAATCAATAGCCAGTGGCGTATCACCAACGATACCCAGGTCAATTATTTGGGCCATGCCATCAAGCCATTAAAATAG